The region TTGTATTTTCTCCATAAACGCTAAGCCTAAAATCTTTATTATAAGAGAATACCTTCTTATTCTGAGTTGCATCAAAGCTGTAGGCGCGAACAACCACATCTCCAGAATTAACTTTAATGCTCTCCTTTCCCTGCTCTTTTGCTAAAATATTATAATCCTTATTAGATATAATATAAAAATCTCTATTATTAGAATTTTTGTATCTTGAAACTTCATTCACAAAAGGACTTACACTTTCCGATTTTATGAGTACAATTTTATTTTTATATTCTATACCGTTAGTACTTGTTTTAAGTACATTCTCAACTCTTTCAGGTCTTATTATTTCATGAGAGTTTAGTCCATTTTCAATAAAACTTATATCTTGAGGATAATTTAAGCTAGTCTGTTTTTGAAGTATTTTTTGGAATGAGTAAACACTAGCAGATGCAGTCAAAGTTACAGCTGAAAGTATTGAAACAGCAAAAAGTATTCTTGCATTATCCTTGAGTTTATAAATTATTTGAGATAGTGTTATCATATTGATACCTTTATAAAAAACCTTCTTGTTATTCTGAAGTTTACTTGTAAAATACACACTAAATTGAGAATACAGAAGATATGTCCCCCACACAGTTATACCTAAAATAGGAAACATAGTAAGTATTATAGCCCCACCTGATATTATAGCCATAATATAACCCATTAAAATAAGGACTATAGCCAAAATCGCCTTTCTTTTAGAGAACTTAGGCAAAGGCTTTGCAATTCTCGATCCCTTTAAAAGTTCTATTATATTATTATTCTTAATTTTGCAACTTAAAGCAAAAGTAGTTCCCTGAAATAGCACCAAAAAGCATAATATCGTTAAAGCTATAGCCATAAATGATATTTTAAGAGGTAATTCAGTATCTAACACCAAAATTACTGAAATTGCCATAAAAAATAGCTTTGAAAATATTATTCCTAATAAAAGTCCCGTTAATATTGAAATCATGGAAACAATAAAATTTTCTGACATAACATATCTTCTTATATCTCTCTTTGTCAAACCAAACATAGATAAAAGTCCAAATTCCTTTTCTCTTGACTTTAAAAAACTTGAAATAGAATAATTGGTAAAAACCAAAGCAAAAACAATTATTATTACTTCACACAGATACATTATACTAGATGTAGTTGCCCCCATTTGTCCCATTTTCTTAACATTTTTAACATCTGGATTTAAAAGAAAATTTGCAAATATAAAAAATACCATAACCACAAAAGCATTACTTAAATAGTACATTATAAACTTATTTAAATTTCCTTTTATATTTTTAATAATAATACTGCGTAAAGTCATGCTATCTGCCTCCTATAAGGGTAAGAGAATCCATAATTTCTTTGAAGAAAGCCTGACGATTACTTCCCTTTACGATTTCTAAGAAGTGTTTTCCATCCTTAATCATTACAATTCTCTTACAAAAACTTGCGGCAAATGGATCGTGAGTAACCATCATTATTGTAACTTTATTTTTGTCATTTAAGTTTTCTAAAGCCTCCATTACATCCTCCGATGCCTTTGAATCAAGATTTCCAGTAGGTTCATCAGCAAGTATTATAGATGGATTATGGATTAGTGCTCTTGCACATGCTGCTCTCTGCTGTTGTCCTCCTGAAGTTTCATAAGGTCTTTTCTCTAAGATTCCTTCTATATTTAATAAAGAAGCTATATTATTAACTCTTTTTTCTATTTCATTGACGTTCATTTTCTCAAGTACTAGTGGAAGCACTATATTTTCCTTTATTGACAGTGAATCTAAAAGATTAAAATCCTGAAATATAAAGCCTAATTCCTTTCTTCTAAATAAAGCTGCTTTTTTTTCATCAAGTTCAGCTAAATTAACGCCATTTATAAAAATTTCTCCTGCAGATGGAGTATCTATAGTTGCAAGAATATTTAAAAGTGTACTTTTCCCACTTCCAGATGGACCCATAACACCTACAAATTCTCCCTTTTCGACATTTATACTGAATTTATCAAGAGCTTTTACCTTGAGACCTCCTCTTTTATCACCATAAACTTTAGTTATATTTTCAGCCTTTAATACTGCCATATTATCCTTCCTTTCGCTGCATAGAATTTCTACTCAATTCATTTCTTGTTTATATTATAAAAAAAATAGAGAAATCAACCTATCGATTTCCCTTTCAAAATATAAATCTAATCTTACAATATTGAAAGAAAGACTATAATTTAAATATGCTTTTATTACCGTAAAATATAATAGAAAATTCAGCACCTTTCCCTTCCTCTGATTTAACCAAAATATCATGCCCTAATTTATCGCATATTTTTTTCGCAAGATACATACCCATACCTGTAGATTCATCTGTTTTTCTTCCATTTTTACCTGTAAAAAAAGCATTAAATACTCTCGTTAAATCTTCCTTAGGTATTCCTATCCCTTCATCTTTTATAGATAATATGGTTTTAGAGACCTCTTTTTTTATATAAAAAATAATATGTTTATTATTTCCTTCCTTAACCCTTGAATATTTTATAGCATTTATAACTATTTGATTTATTACAAAGTAAATCCACTTTTTATCAGTTTCTACTATTACATTTTTATCTTCCATTAACTTAGGAAATATATGATAACGTATAAGCGACTTTTTATTGGCATTAATAGCCTTCCTTAAAACTTTAATTATATCAAGAGCTTCTACGGTAAAATCGAGATCAAATTCATTAAGCCTAGCATTATAAAGCATTGTATCAAGACCCTGCTGAAGCTTTTCATTTTCTTCTGATATACTTTGGAATAACTCTCGATGCTCCTCATCAATTTCATCTTGAAGTATAAGATTAATAACAGATACTGGAGTTTTCATCTGATGTACCCACTGATTAACAAAATATATGTACTCTTTGTGCACTTCTTCATATTTCACTTTTTTATTTTCAAAAGATCTATACAGTTTTGATAAAATTATTTTAATCATTCTCTGTTCCCTGGTATGCCCACTGCCTATATTCAATATACAATCAAAATCTCCTGTTGATTTTAATATTAAATTTAACTGACTATAAAACTCACTATTCCTGTAATAATCATAAATAAAAAACACTATTAGCAAAACTCCAGAAATAATAAACGCATAAAATATATTAGCACCTGAAATATAAATCTTATTTATTACTAAGGTTAAATTCATCACAAGAATAGCCAGTGCGGTACTAATAATATAAACAACTATATATCCTATTCTATCCTTAATGAAATCACTTAATTTCATATAATTTTCCCCATTTCTAATACACATTTTCTTGTATTGTAACCCTTGCTTTTATCTGTACATATTGTTCTCCTCAATTAGCAAATATAAGTTTTTCTTGCAGTTACCAATTGCTTATCAGTTTATATCCTTGTCCACGTTTAGTCTCAATAACATCTTTAATACCTATATCCTCTAATCTCTTTCTCACCCTAGTCATATTCACAGATAATGTATTGTCATCAACAAAGTCAACATCATTCCACAAAACTTCAAGCAGCGTTTCTCTAGAAACAATTTTGCCCTCATTTTTTAAAAGCACATGTAGAAGTTGGAACTCCTTTTTGCTGAGTTCAACTTTTTTCCCCTGGTACTCTATTGTACTCTGATTTATATATAAAAATAATCCTTTTATCTCAAAAACCTCACTGTCAGTATTTTCTGCATAGCTTCCATAAACCCTTCTTATAACACCTTTTATTTTTGCAAGAAGAACATCATAGGAAAAAGGCTTAGTTATGTAATCATCACCACCATTTTCAATAGCCATAACTTGATCCATATCAGAATCTCTAGCAGATATAAATATTATAGGAACATTTGAAATAGTTCTTATATCTCTACACCAATAAAATCCATCATATAGTGGTAAATTTATATCCATTAAAATTAGTTCCGGGTTGCTACTTATAAATTCTCCTTTTACATTTGAAAAATCCTTTACAGAATAAACTTTATAACCATACTTTTCGAGATGATTTTTTATAAGATTATTCAGTTTTTTATCGTCTTCAATTATCATTATGCTATACATAATCCTCCACCTCAAGTTCTTAATTTAAATACTATTTTATATTACTCACTTTTTCTAGGGTTACACTTTCTTCCTCTTTGGCAAAAAAAAGCCCTAACCCCGTTTCATTCTTAGTATACCTTGATTTTTAAAATAATCCTACTATAAAATTACTTAAGCAAAAAGAGATACTGTAAATTTTATATGCTTTACAGTACCTCTTTTAAAATATTCTACATTCTCTGTATTTTAACTTTTTCCATTATATCTTTAACAGTATTGACTTCAACCCAACCTGTTTCTTTTATCATAGCATTTGCTGTACCACAGGCTGTACCAAGTGCTATGATTTTCTCAATATTATAACCTCTTTCTATTCCAACTGCAAAACCACCAACTAACGAATCTCCTGAACCTACTGGATTTACTGCGTGTACTTTTGGTATTGTTACTCTAAATAGTTTTCCATCAAAACATACCAAAGAGCCACCTGCTCCCAATGATACTATAACGCATTTTATTCCACTGTTATTTAAAGTTTTTACATGACTTATAATATCTTTTTCATCTATTACTGCTTTTCCTGTAAGCATTTCAAGTTCATCCTTATTAGGTTTTATTAAAAATGGTTTTGCTTTTATACCCTCTTTTAATAATTCTCCGCTGGTATCTAAAAGAAATTTTTTATTCTTTTTATTTGCTTTTTCTATAAGCTCTGCATATATATTTTTAGGCACATTCTTAGGCGCACTTCCTGAGGCAGCTATTACATTGGAGTTGTCCAAAAGCTCATCATAAAGCTTTGCAAATTTATTCTGCTCTTCTAAGGTAACTGCAGGGCCTGGCTCTAAAACCTCTGTCTGAACCAGATCATCTGTTATAAATGCCAGACATTCTCTGGTATCAGCTTTTATTTTAACAAAATTACTTTTTATTCCGATTTCATTTAACTTATCTTCTATAAATTCACCTGTTTTGCCGCCAACATAACCTGTTGCGACAATATCTTCACCCAGAATATGAGCTACATTGGCAACATGAAGGCCTTTGCCGCCTGCTGTATTTTCAACAGCTCTTGCTCTCATTACCTTTCCTTTAACTATATCTTCTATCTCATATCTTTTATCAACAGATGCATTTAAGTTTACAATGGTAATCAAGCTTTTCCCTCGCTCCCGCACATTTTAATCTTATTAATAACTATTTGTTTCATAGCTTCTTTTCCTGGAGTCATATAATGTCTTGGATCATTTGCATCTGGATTTTCTTTGAAATATTTTTTAACTGCATTGGCAAAAGGTATTTTTAAATCTGTTGCAATATTTACTTTGCATATTCCAAGTTCAATTGCCTTTTTAACTAAATCCTCAGGTACATCTGAAGCTCCATGAAGTACTAAAGGAATTGATACCTTTTCTCTTATTTCCTTAAGCCTTTCAAAATCTAGCTTTGGCTCTCCTTTATATAACCCATGAGCAGTACCTATTGCAACTGCAAGTGAATCTATTCCTGTTTTCTCTACAAATTCTTTTGCTGAATCAGGGTTCGTATACATTGCATCTTTATCACTTACAACCACATCTTCTTCTCTACCACCAAGCATTCCAAGCTCTGCTTCTACAACTGTACCATTTAAATGTGCATATTCTACTACTTCTCTTGTTGTTTTAATATTGTCCTCAAAAGACATTTTTGATGCATCTATCATTGCGGATGTAAATCCTACATCTACGCAGTGCTTAAGTCTTTCTACATCCTGAAAATGGTCTAAATGCATTGCTATCGGTATATTTGTATGCTTTGCTGCAGCTGCTTTAGCTATAGCTACTAAATAATCCTCACCGCTGTAATCTATAGTTCCAGGAGTTCCTGCAATTATTACTGGTGAATTTAATTCACTGGCTGTTTCAACTACTACTCTAAATGTTTCAAGATTGTGTATATTAAATGCTGGTACTGCATAATGTTCTTTTTGTGCTTTAACTAATAATCCCTTTGTTGTTACTAACATAACTTAACACCTTCCACTTAAATATTTTTAGGGTTTCCATCATTTAAGAAACCCTATTTATTTTATTTAAAAAGTCTTATCTTTTTATTCCTTTGGATATCCACCGTTGTCCCATTTTTCTATGAATTCATCAAAGAAATGCTCATTTCCGAATTGACCCTCATCGTCCTTTATTAGTGAATCAATTCCCTCTATTATTTCTTTATTTTCCTTAGTAGGCTTGTACTGTGCTTCAAGAAAAGCATCTATTATATTCTCAATTAAACCTATTCCTGTTATTCTTCCACCAACAGCTATAATATTTGCATTTAAATATTCTTTTGCATATCTTGCTGTTCCTACATCTCTAACTAATGCTGCTCTTACTCCTTTTACTTTGTTTGCTGAATTTGATATTCCAACTCCAGTTCCACACAAAATAACTCCTAAATCTGCCTCACCTGATGCAACTTTTTCAGCTGCCCTTTTACCATATATAGGATAATGTGTTCTTACAAAATCATAAGTACCATTATCAATAACCTCATGACCTTTTGATTTTAAATACTCTGAAATCTTCATTTTTATATCGGGAACTATATGATCTGAACCAATTGAAATTACCATTTTACTACCTCCTCATAAATTTATAGCATTTTATTTAGCATATCTACTCTTATTTGATGTCTTCCACCAGCGTACTTTTCAGCTATATAAGCATCAAGCATTCCCTCTGCAAGTCTTTTTCCAACAATTCCTGCACCAATTGCAAGCATGTTAGCATTATTATGCTGGCTTGTCATTTTAGATGAATGTTCATCTGAAACTTCCGCACATATTACTCCCTTATGCTTTGCTCCAACCATAAAAGAACCTGCACCATATTCATCTATTGCTATACCTCTTTCTACTTCCTTGTTCATGATTGCTTCTGCAACTAAACTTGTTGATTGTACAAGATTAAGTCCTTTTTCTGGAGTTTTATCTATTACTTCAATCCCCTTACCTTCCAGATACTTTTTCAAATGCTCTTTTAATTCAAAACCATCTGTATCAGATCCTATTGCTATTTTCATAAAATTACCTCCTTATAAATTTCTTTTTTATATTATTCTCTTCCGCAATATATGCTGCATATTATGCTCAATATAATTTACAGAAAAGGAAAATAAGCTTACATTTTTTATTGTGACATCTACCATTATTAATTTATTATTTGTACTTTTTTCCCATATTCATTTTTCAAATCTTCATTTATATTCTTATCTGTAATAACTGCTGTTATATTGTCTAAATTATAGAAGCTAAAGAAGTCTTGCTTGCCTATTTTACTGCTGTCACATAATACAAATTTTCTTACTGCATTATTCATAATTATTTTTTGACATACACCCTCTTCTTCATTTGAAGTAGTTATATTATCATCACATATTCCATTGGTACCAACAAAAGCTGTTTTAACTCTCATACTTCTTAAATTTTCATTTGTGAAATTTCCCACAAAAACATCTGTACGGGAACGATATCTACCTCCAACCAATATAACCTCATAACGGCTGTCATCTTTAAATTTCAAAAAAACTGACATTGAATTCGTTATCACTTTCACATAGGAAACCTTCAAATAGTTATATATTAATTCGCTTGTAGTCCCTGGTCCTATATATATGATATCGTTTTCCTTAATCATACTGCTAGCAAGTTTTGCAATGTTCATTTTTTCTTGCATATTGATTTTTCTTTTTTCATTGTTGGAAAGTTCTTTAATTACACTTTTATTTTCAACATTTAACTTTTTAGCTCCACCATAAATTCTTTCAATTAAGCCCCTTTCTTCAAGA is a window of Clostridium pasteurianum DNA encoding:
- a CDS encoding FtsX-like permease family protein; this encodes MTLRSIIIKNIKGNLNKFIMYYLSNAFVVMVFFIFANFLLNPDVKNVKKMGQMGATTSSIMYLCEVIIIVFALVFTNYSISSFLKSREKEFGLLSMFGLTKRDIRRYVMSENFIVSMISILTGLLLGIIFSKLFFMAISVILVLDTELPLKISFMAIALTILCFLVLFQGTTFALSCKIKNNNIIELLKGSRIAKPLPKFSKRKAILAIVLILMGYIMAIISGGAIILTMFPILGITVWGTYLLYSQFSVYFTSKLQNNKKVFYKGINMITLSQIIYKLKDNARILFAVSILSAVTLTASASVYSFQKILQKQTSLNYPQDISFIENGLNSHEIIRPERVENVLKTSTNGIEYKNKIVLIKSESVSPFVNEVSRYKNSNNRDFYIISNKDYNILAKEQGKESIKVNSGDVVVRAYSFDATQNKKVFSYNKDFRLSVYGENTKWNLKEEIGGGIINQDAKCSNTAVISDKDFEKLKNKLGSNKLCVYYSYNIKNWMKSEKAVKKLKAEIPSEMQVRFTQRILDFSQIMQGMSIFFFIGTFISILFFIASGSILYFKLFNEVQKDKQEFIALEKIGMPIEEVKKILSIQCFVMFFLPFVVAFAHTSFAIKALSNILGTSLSLYLMIIVGIYLVLQIIYYNFAKSMYVRQINSWN
- a CDS encoding ABC transporter ATP-binding protein, whose product is MAVLKAENITKVYGDKRGGLKVKALDKFSINVEKGEFVGVMGPSGSGKSTLLNILATIDTPSAGEIFINGVNLAELDEKKAALFRRKELGFIFQDFNLLDSLSIKENIVLPLVLEKMNVNEIEKRVNNIASLLNIEGILEKRPYETSGGQQQRAACARALIHNPSIILADEPTGNLDSKASEDVMEALENLNDKNKVTIMMVTHDPFAASFCKRIVMIKDGKHFLEIVKGSNRQAFFKEIMDSLTLIGGR
- a CDS encoding sensor histidine kinase gives rise to the protein MKLSDFIKDRIGYIVVYIISTALAILVMNLTLVINKIYISGANIFYAFIISGVLLIVFFIYDYYRNSEFYSQLNLILKSTGDFDCILNIGSGHTREQRMIKIILSKLYRSFENKKVKYEEVHKEYIYFVNQWVHQMKTPVSVINLILQDEIDEEHRELFQSISEENEKLQQGLDTMLYNARLNEFDLDFTVEALDIIKVLRKAINANKKSLIRYHIFPKLMEDKNVIVETDKKWIYFVINQIVINAIKYSRVKEGNNKHIIFYIKKEVSKTILSIKDEGIGIPKEDLTRVFNAFFTGKNGRKTDESTGMGMYLAKKICDKLGHDILVKSEEGKGAEFSIIFYGNKSIFKL
- a CDS encoding response regulator transcription factor, producing the protein MYSIMIIEDDKKLNNLIKNHLEKYGYKVYSVKDFSNVKGEFISSNPELILMDINLPLYDGFYWCRDIRTISNVPIIFISARDSDMDQVMAIENGGDDYITKPFSYDVLLAKIKGVIRRVYGSYAENTDSEVFEIKGLFLYINQSTIEYQGKKVELSKKEFQLLHVLLKNEGKIVSRETLLEVLWNDVDFVDDNTLSVNMTRVRKRLEDIGIKDVIETKRGQGYKLISNW
- a CDS encoding 1-phosphofructokinase, with translation MITIVNLNASVDKRYEIEDIVKGKVMRARAVENTAGGKGLHVANVAHILGEDIVATGYVGGKTGEFIEDKLNEIGIKSNFVKIKADTRECLAFITDDLVQTEVLEPGPAVTLEEQNKFAKLYDELLDNSNVIAASGSAPKNVPKNIYAELIEKANKKNKKFLLDTSGELLKEGIKAKPFLIKPNKDELEMLTGKAVIDEKDIISHVKTLNNSGIKCVIVSLGAGGSLVCFDGKLFRVTIPKVHAVNPVGSGDSLVGGFAVGIERGYNIEKIIALGTACGTANAMIKETGWVEVNTVKDIMEKVKIQRM
- a CDS encoding tagatose bisphosphate family class II aldolase; the protein is MLVTTKGLLVKAQKEHYAVPAFNIHNLETFRVVVETASELNSPVIIAGTPGTIDYSGEDYLVAIAKAAAAKHTNIPIAMHLDHFQDVERLKHCVDVGFTSAMIDASKMSFEDNIKTTREVVEYAHLNGTVVEAELGMLGGREEDVVVSDKDAMYTNPDSAKEFVEKTGIDSLAVAIGTAHGLYKGEPKLDFERLKEIREKVSIPLVLHGASDVPEDLVKKAIELGICKVNIATDLKIPFANAVKKYFKENPDANDPRHYMTPGKEAMKQIVINKIKMCGSEGKA
- the lacB gene encoding galactose-6-phosphate isomerase subunit LacB — translated: MVISIGSDHIVPDIKMKISEYLKSKGHEVIDNGTYDFVRTHYPIYGKRAAEKVASGEADLGVILCGTGVGISNSANKVKGVRAALVRDVGTARYAKEYLNANIIAVGGRITGIGLIENIIDAFLEAQYKPTKENKEIIEGIDSLIKDDEGQFGNEHFFDEFIEKWDNGGYPKE
- the lacA gene encoding galactose-6-phosphate isomerase subunit LacA, with the protein product MKIAIGSDTDGFELKEHLKKYLEGKGIEVIDKTPEKGLNLVQSTSLVAEAIMNKEVERGIAIDEYGAGSFMVGAKHKGVICAEVSDEHSSKMTSQHNNANMLAIGAGIVGKRLAEGMLDAYIAEKYAGGRHQIRVDMLNKML
- a CDS encoding DeoR/GlpR family DNA-binding transcription regulator, with the translated sequence MLKEERFRKILKIIDKNDIIKITDINEKLGVTEITVRRDLKVLEERGLIERIYGGAKKLNVENKSVIKELSNNEKRKINMQEKMNIAKLASSMIKENDIIYIGPGTTSELIYNYLKVSYVKVITNSMSVFLKFKDDSRYEVILVGGRYRSRTDVFVGNFTNENLRSMRVKTAFVGTNGICDDNITTSNEEEGVCQKIIMNNAVRKFVLCDSSKIGKQDFFSFYNLDNITAVITDKNINEDLKNEYGKKVQIIN